Proteins encoded within one genomic window of Cellulomonas xiejunii:
- a CDS encoding type II toxin-antitoxin system Phd/YefM family antitoxin, with amino-acid sequence MTTVGVRELRQDASGVLRLVEAGERVVVTVHGRPVADLVPHSEARPTWRPVADLAALFRGVDDPDWEQDMALVDGAATDPFERGSDR; translated from the coding sequence ATGACGACCGTCGGGGTGCGCGAGCTCAGGCAGGACGCGTCCGGTGTCCTGCGCCTCGTCGAGGCGGGCGAGCGAGTCGTCGTGACGGTTCACGGGCGGCCCGTCGCCGACCTGGTGCCGCACTCCGAGGCCCGTCCTACGTGGCGCCCGGTCGCGGACCTGGCGGCACTGTTCCGCGGCGTGGACGACCCGGACTGGGAGCAGGACATGGCGCTGGTCGACGGTGCCGCGACCGACCCGTTCGAGCGAGGCTCCGACCGGTGA
- a CDS encoding methyltransferase — protein MSSTTAAVTAQTTFPLLDREWDLLPGVFAPTHCASTGFFTESIPFPVGGSFLEVGCGTGVTAVEAALRGCARVAATDISAAAVENTRLNTDRHAVSDRVEVYRGDVFDGLPPQGRFDVVFWNSPFVDPGIDERSAARPVEDDRRKHLRRAVFDPGYRAHERYLLQAGARLTAAGRLLLGFSDLGDHDALARLAADAGYRISVLRTSGDLVSGVDYQLLELLPR, from the coding sequence GTGAGCAGCACCACCGCCGCCGTCACAGCGCAGACGACGTTCCCGTTGCTCGACCGTGAGTGGGACCTGCTGCCCGGGGTGTTCGCTCCGACGCACTGCGCCTCGACCGGATTCTTCACCGAGTCGATCCCGTTCCCTGTCGGCGGCTCGTTCCTCGAGGTGGGGTGCGGGACGGGGGTGACGGCGGTCGAGGCTGCGCTCAGGGGCTGCGCCCGGGTGGCGGCCACGGACATCAGCGCGGCGGCCGTCGAGAACACCCGGCTCAACACGGACCGCCACGCGGTGTCCGATCGGGTAGAGGTGTACCGCGGAGACGTCTTCGACGGCCTGCCGCCGCAGGGACGCTTCGACGTGGTCTTCTGGAACTCCCCGTTCGTCGATCCGGGCATCGACGAGCGCTCCGCCGCACGGCCGGTCGAGGACGACCGACGGAAGCACCTGCGACGAGCCGTGTTCGATCCCGGGTACCGCGCGCACGAGCGGTACCTCCTCCAGGCCGGCGCCCGGCTGACCGCCGCGGGCCGCCTGCTGCTCGGCTTCAGCGACCTCGGTGACCACGACGCCCTGGCACGACTTGCCGCCGACGCGGGCTACCGGATCTCGGTCCTGCGCACCTCCGGGGACCTCGTCAGCGGCGTCGACTACCAGCTCCTCGAGCTGCTGCCACGATGA
- a CDS encoding class I adenylate-forming enzyme family protein, translating into MGTTFVPVDVREAVAADTTLGAGNALETAMRISPDVDAPYLFVERPLSDAHGVGREQLSLAGLTELVGAWSAWYAARDIGPRDRVGVYVSEGADSLVHYLALSRLGAIAVLVNGEMDPAVVLTYLERTAPAGLQTDDVRLARLAGVRDLGDTFWVSSIDSVDLPGDAAVPPAFRHSASDPVLVCHTSGTTGTPKPVIWAHEQMMVGIRGHLTRFRDHPESLILSALPQSHGSAIGYALLAMLSGVPLVLMSDRSGRAVADAAGRYGATIVVGFAVTMAELALQESDAPGLDLVERWVSVGDASHHAHIARLVGRGRHQAGTRQVAGSMFVDGFGSSELGWGGVLSMITIPGVVPPHRCLGVPQPFVEVAVLRPDGTPAATGEVGLLGVKGASVTPGYWNDSDRTYRSLLNGYWLSGDLVHRDQAGRFFHVDREVDAIPTASGTVYSVLTEEILLAHLPEVHDCVVVAAEYAGVTGAVALVHLQHGHSADGMLDRINEVLAGLGRPPLAEVRAGAPTSVPVGVTGKVLKRTLRQTYAATVTPPEVPGAVE; encoded by the coding sequence GTGGGAACCACCTTCGTCCCGGTCGACGTCCGGGAGGCCGTCGCCGCCGACACGACACTGGGCGCCGGCAACGCGCTCGAGACGGCGATGCGCATCAGCCCCGACGTCGACGCGCCGTACCTGTTCGTCGAGCGGCCGCTGAGCGACGCGCACGGGGTCGGGCGCGAGCAGCTGAGCCTGGCCGGGCTGACTGAGCTGGTCGGCGCGTGGAGTGCCTGGTACGCAGCGCGCGACATCGGTCCGCGCGACCGGGTCGGAGTGTACGTGAGCGAGGGTGCCGACAGCCTGGTGCACTACCTGGCCCTCAGCCGACTGGGTGCGATCGCGGTGCTGGTCAACGGCGAGATGGATCCCGCTGTCGTGCTCACCTACCTCGAGCGCACCGCCCCTGCCGGGCTGCAGACGGACGACGTCCGGCTGGCCCGGCTCGCAGGCGTCCGGGACCTCGGGGACACCTTCTGGGTGTCGTCGATCGACTCCGTCGACCTGCCGGGGGACGCCGCGGTGCCGCCGGCCTTCCGTCACTCCGCGAGCGATCCGGTCCTCGTGTGCCACACGTCGGGGACCACCGGGACGCCCAAGCCTGTGATCTGGGCCCACGAGCAGATGATGGTGGGCATCCGTGGCCACCTGACCCGGTTCAGGGACCACCCGGAGTCGCTGATCCTGTCGGCGCTTCCCCAGTCGCACGGGTCCGCCATCGGCTACGCGCTGCTGGCGATGCTCTCCGGTGTCCCCCTCGTGCTCATGTCCGACCGGAGCGGCCGGGCCGTGGCTGACGCGGCGGGTCGCTACGGCGCGACCATCGTGGTCGGCTTCGCGGTGACGATGGCCGAGCTGGCGCTGCAGGAGAGCGACGCGCCGGGTCTTGACCTGGTCGAACGGTGGGTGAGCGTCGGCGACGCCTCCCACCACGCGCACATCGCCCGGCTGGTCGGGCGGGGCCGGCACCAGGCCGGCACGCGGCAGGTCGCCGGCTCGATGTTCGTCGACGGCTTCGGCTCCTCGGAGCTCGGCTGGGGTGGCGTGCTGAGCATGATCACGATCCCCGGGGTCGTCCCGCCGCACCGCTGCCTCGGGGTCCCGCAGCCGTTCGTCGAGGTCGCGGTCCTGCGGCCGGACGGCACTCCGGCCGCCACGGGCGAGGTCGGGCTGCTCGGCGTGAAGGGCGCGTCGGTCACGCCGGGCTACTGGAACGACTCGGACAGGACGTACCGGAGCCTGCTGAACGGGTACTGGCTGTCCGGAGACCTCGTCCACCGGGACCAGGCCGGCCGGTTCTTCCACGTCGACCGGGAGGTCGACGCGATCCCCACCGCGAGCGGCACGGTCTACTCGGTCCTCACCGAGGAGATCCTGCTCGCCCACCTGCCGGAGGTCCACGACTGCGTGGTCGTGGCCGCCGAGTACGCCGGTGTGACGGGTGCCGTCGCGCTGGTGCACCTGCAGCACGGGCACAGCGCGGACGGCATGCTCGACCGGATCAACGAGGTCCTGGCCGGGCTGGGCCGACCGCCGCTGGCCGAGGTCCGGGCAGGCGCCCCGACGTCGGTGCCGGTCGGTGTCACCGGCAAGGTGCTCAAGCGGACGCTGCGTCAGACGTACGCGGCAACCGTCACACCTCCCGAGGTGCCGGGCGCGGTCGAGTAG
- a CDS encoding glucose 1-dehydrogenase yields the protein MTQLDGRVALVSGGARGLGAAYVRALHGCGASVVIGDLLDEEGTALADELGERARFVHLDVTSESSWAVAVEAAVGLGGVDVLVNNAGIANTGRIERYDREKWDAVIAVNLTGTYLGVRAVVPVMKAARKGSIINISSVEGMRGDAGLHGYVASKFGVRGLTKSLAVELGADGIRVNSVHPGFVLTPMTERLDATLQRIPLGRHAVPDDVVGAVLFLAGDESAYVTGIELVVDGGMIAGVPHA from the coding sequence ATGACGCAGCTCGACGGACGTGTGGCCCTCGTCTCCGGCGGGGCCCGCGGCCTCGGTGCCGCGTACGTGCGGGCGCTGCACGGCTGCGGCGCGAGCGTGGTCATCGGTGACCTGCTCGACGAGGAGGGGACCGCGCTCGCGGACGAGCTCGGGGAGCGCGCGCGGTTCGTGCACCTCGACGTGACGTCGGAGAGCAGCTGGGCGGTCGCGGTGGAGGCCGCGGTCGGACTCGGCGGGGTGGACGTGCTGGTCAACAACGCCGGGATCGCGAACACCGGCCGGATCGAGCGGTACGACCGGGAGAAGTGGGACGCCGTGATCGCGGTCAACCTCACGGGCACCTACCTCGGGGTGCGCGCGGTCGTGCCCGTCATGAAGGCGGCCCGGAAGGGGTCGATCATCAACATCTCCTCGGTCGAGGGGATGCGCGGCGACGCGGGTCTGCACGGGTACGTCGCGTCGAAGTTCGGGGTGCGCGGGCTCACCAAGTCCCTCGCGGTCGAGCTCGGTGCCGACGGGATCCGGGTCAACTCGGTGCACCCCGGCTTCGTGCTGACGCCGATGACGGAGCGGCTCGACGCGACACTCCAGCGGATCCCGCTCGGGCGGCACGCGGTGCCGGACGACGTCGTGGGCGCCGTGCTGTTCCTCGCGGGGGACGAGTCCGCCTACGTGACGGGCATCGAGCTCGTGGTCGACGGCGGCATGATCGCGGGCGTCCCGCACGCGTGA
- a CDS encoding helix-turn-helix domain-containing protein, protein MAARYRLERDRLILQLRAEDPARWSYSAIAEALGCSRELVALVTRRSR, encoded by the coding sequence GTGGCCGCGCGGTACCGCCTGGAGCGCGACCGCCTGATCCTCCAGCTCCGCGCCGAGGACCCCGCGCGGTGGAGCTACTCCGCGATCGCGGAGGCGCTGGGCTGCAGCCGGGAGCTGGTCGCCCTCGTCACGCGCCGGTCCCGCTGA
- a CDS encoding NADPH:quinone oxidoreductase family protein, with product MRAWHVTAHGEPADVLRLVDLPDPVAGDGQVLVRVRAVAVNFPDVLLARGEYQVRPPLPFVPGIELCGEVLAVGAGVTHVDVGQRVVGSHIGVLAELAVLDAHEVFAAPDALDDAQASAFTIAYQTGWFGLHRRAALQRGETLLVHAAAGGVGTAAVQLGAAAGARVIGVVGNAAKADAARRAGAHVVIDRSVQDVADAVRAETGGAGADVVYDPVGGDAFAASTKCVAFEGRIVVVGFAGGTIQDIRAAHLLVKNYTVHGLHWGLYARVRPELVTAAHAELTRLADTGAVVPQVSDVVPFTDAAAAVARLAAGSTTGRLVVRVQD from the coding sequence GTGCGCGCCTGGCACGTCACAGCCCACGGTGAGCCCGCGGACGTCCTGCGGCTCGTCGACCTCCCCGACCCCGTCGCGGGCGACGGGCAGGTGCTCGTGCGGGTGCGGGCGGTCGCCGTGAACTTCCCGGACGTGCTGCTCGCGCGCGGGGAGTACCAGGTGCGCCCGCCGCTGCCGTTCGTGCCAGGCATCGAGCTCTGCGGAGAGGTCCTCGCGGTAGGCGCCGGCGTCACGCACGTGGACGTCGGGCAGCGCGTCGTCGGCTCCCACATCGGGGTGCTCGCCGAGCTCGCGGTGCTCGACGCCCACGAGGTCTTCGCGGCGCCGGACGCGCTCGACGACGCCCAGGCGTCCGCCTTCACGATCGCCTACCAGACCGGGTGGTTCGGGCTGCACCGGCGTGCGGCGCTCCAGCGCGGCGAGACCCTGCTCGTGCACGCCGCGGCAGGCGGGGTCGGCACCGCGGCGGTCCAGCTCGGCGCCGCGGCCGGTGCCCGCGTCATCGGGGTCGTCGGGAACGCCGCCAAGGCCGACGCCGCACGCCGCGCCGGGGCGCACGTCGTCATCGACCGGTCCGTGCAGGACGTCGCGGACGCGGTGCGTGCCGAGACCGGCGGTGCCGGGGCCGACGTCGTGTACGACCCCGTCGGCGGGGACGCGTTCGCCGCGTCGACGAAGTGCGTCGCCTTCGAGGGGCGGATCGTCGTGGTCGGGTTCGCAGGCGGGACCATCCAGGACATCCGTGCGGCGCACCTGCTGGTGAAGAACTACACCGTGCACGGTCTGCACTGGGGGCTCTACGCGCGCGTCCGCCCGGAGCTCGTCACCGCGGCCCACGCCGAGCTGACCCGGCTCGCGGACACCGGCGCCGTCGTCCCGCAGGTCAGCGACGTGGTCCCGTTCACGGACGCGGCCGCCGCGGTCGCCCGGCTCGCCGCCGGGAGCACGACGGGCCGCCTCGTCGTCCGCGTTCAGGACTGA
- a CDS encoding TetR/AcrR family transcriptional regulator, whose product MKQTSVVDDVTRAAVELFASRGYANTSVQQVVEAAGVTKGALYHYFQSKDDLLFGIYERLLSLQTEHLNAIVERGEPTAETLRAVCVDVIETSVDHLLEGTVFFRSAHMLSAPRQQEVTRRRRAYHDTFAGLIEAGQAEGLYRTDVPVAVLVAHFFSDVHYLSHWYSPEGPEDKTVLANQLTDLFLVSISAASAGPAGSAPAVRPHATSAVEG is encoded by the coding sequence ATGAAGCAGACGAGCGTGGTGGACGATGTGACACGGGCGGCGGTCGAGCTCTTCGCGTCCCGGGGGTACGCGAACACCTCCGTGCAGCAGGTGGTCGAGGCGGCAGGCGTGACCAAGGGCGCGCTGTACCACTACTTCCAGTCCAAGGACGACCTGCTGTTCGGCATCTACGAGCGTCTGCTGTCGCTCCAGACCGAGCACCTCAACGCGATCGTCGAGCGCGGCGAGCCGACCGCCGAGACCCTGCGCGCGGTGTGCGTCGACGTCATCGAGACGTCCGTCGACCACCTGCTCGAGGGCACCGTGTTCTTCCGCAGCGCGCACATGCTCTCGGCGCCGCGCCAGCAGGAGGTGACCCGCCGTCGCCGCGCGTACCACGACACGTTCGCCGGCCTCATCGAGGCCGGTCAGGCCGAAGGCCTGTACCGCACCGACGTCCCCGTCGCGGTGCTCGTCGCGCACTTCTTCTCGGACGTGCACTACCTCTCCCACTGGTACAGCCCCGAAGGCCCGGAGGACAAGACCGTGCTCGCGAACCAGCTCACCGACCTGTTCCTCGTCTCGATCTCGGCCGCGTCGGCCGGCCCGGCCGGGTCAGCCCCTGCGGTCCGGCCGCACGCCACCTCCGCGGTCGAGGGCTGA
- a CDS encoding TROVE domain-containing protein, translating to MDVLRTLGLRRTPQRERADTRQELNAAGGYAFVLDDVARLRRFLTLGVDGGTYYAAPRELARENAEVVGRMAREDPETLVSTIVDVSVRGAAPRQNPALFALAYAASVPESAQLALAALPAVARTGTHLFLFAGYVEQFRGWGRGLRRAVGGWYTSKDADALAYQAVKYRQREGWSHRDLLRLAHPTTASPELRATFDWIVRGSVGDATPTLVEGFVAAQAATETTVWVDLVRRHRLSWEMLPDAALGEVAVWDALLDVGVPQTALMRQLPRLTRLGMLPDLGGRTDEVVAQLVDPGRLRSARVHPVNVLVAQRTYASGRSARGAGEWTPSRKVTDALDAAFYAAFGAVEPSGKRTLLAVDVSGSMAAPISGMPITAREASAALALVQLATEPAASAVGFTTRSGGSGWHNSALRPLAISPRQRLDDALGVVDAMPMAGTDCSLPMVWATEQGAEVDTFVVYTDNETWAGRVHPHQALAEYRRRSGIDARLVVVGMTATGFSIADPSDAGMLDVVGFDGAVPSLITEFARGL from the coding sequence ATGGACGTCCTGCGCACGCTCGGACTGCGGCGCACGCCGCAGCGCGAGCGCGCCGACACCCGCCAGGAGCTAAACGCCGCCGGTGGCTACGCGTTCGTGCTCGACGACGTCGCCCGGCTGCGGCGCTTCCTGACCCTCGGCGTGGACGGCGGCACCTACTACGCCGCGCCGCGCGAGCTGGCGCGGGAGAACGCCGAGGTCGTCGGGCGGATGGCCCGCGAGGACCCCGAGACGCTGGTCAGCACCATCGTCGACGTGTCCGTCCGTGGCGCCGCCCCGCGCCAGAACCCCGCGCTGTTCGCCCTGGCGTACGCCGCGTCGGTGCCGGAGTCGGCACAGCTCGCGCTCGCGGCGCTGCCGGCCGTGGCCCGGACGGGGACGCACCTGTTCCTGTTCGCGGGCTACGTCGAGCAGTTCCGCGGGTGGGGCCGGGGCCTGCGGCGCGCCGTCGGCGGCTGGTACACGTCCAAGGACGCCGACGCCCTCGCGTACCAGGCGGTCAAGTACCGCCAACGTGAGGGCTGGTCGCACCGCGACCTGCTGCGCCTGGCGCACCCGACGACGGCCTCGCCGGAGCTGCGGGCGACGTTCGACTGGATCGTCCGCGGCTCGGTCGGTGACGCGACGCCGACGCTCGTCGAGGGCTTCGTGGCGGCGCAGGCCGCGACGGAGACCACGGTGTGGGTCGACCTCGTCCGGCGTCACCGACTGTCGTGGGAGATGCTCCCCGACGCGGCGCTGGGCGAGGTGGCGGTCTGGGACGCGCTGCTCGACGTCGGCGTGCCGCAGACGGCGCTGATGCGGCAGCTGCCTCGGCTCACGCGGCTCGGCATGCTCCCGGACCTCGGGGGCCGGACCGACGAGGTCGTCGCGCAGCTGGTCGACCCCGGCCGGCTGCGGTCGGCACGCGTCCACCCGGTCAACGTGCTCGTGGCGCAGCGGACGTACGCCTCCGGGCGGTCGGCCCGCGGCGCCGGCGAGTGGACGCCGAGCCGGAAGGTGACCGACGCCCTCGATGCCGCGTTCTACGCGGCATTCGGGGCCGTCGAGCCGTCCGGGAAGCGCACGCTGCTCGCGGTCGACGTCTCGGGGTCGATGGCGGCGCCGATCTCGGGCATGCCGATCACGGCTCGCGAGGCGTCCGCCGCGCTGGCCCTGGTGCAGCTCGCGACGGAGCCGGCGGCGTCCGCCGTCGGGTTCACCACGCGGTCGGGCGGCAGCGGCTGGCACAACAGCGCGCTGCGGCCGCTCGCGATCTCGCCGCGGCAGCGGCTCGACGACGCCCTGGGCGTGGTCGACGCGATGCCGATGGCCGGGACGGACTGCTCGCTGCCGATGGTGTGGGCGACCGAGCAGGGCGCCGAGGTCGACACGTTCGTGGTCTACACGGACAACGAGACCTGGGCGGGCAGGGTGCACCCGCACCAGGCGCTCGCCGAGTACCGGCGGCGGTCGGGGATCGACGCGCGGCTCGTGGTCGTCGGCATGACGGCGACGGGCTTCTCGATCGCCGACCCGTCGGACGCGGGGATGCTCGACGTCGTCGGCTTCGACGGCGCGGTGCCCTCGCTCATCACGGAGTTCGCGCGTGGCCTCTAG
- a CDS encoding SDR family oxidoreductase, whose translation MQRFEGRVALVTGASRGIGFAIAERLLAEGASVVLTGRKQDALDAAVAALSADRGAERVLGLAGKVDDPEHRTAAIAATVERFGRLDHLVNNAGINPVYGPALEIELAAVHKILAVNVVAALEWTRDAVAAGLGTREGASVLNTASAAGLAASPGIAFYGVSKAGLMNLTAQLAVELAPRIRVNAVAPAVVRTRLGAALYEGREQEVAARYPLRRIGEPVDVAGPAAFLLSDDAGWVTGQTLVIDGGASVAPMG comes from the coding sequence ATGCAGCGGTTCGAGGGCAGGGTCGCCCTGGTCACCGGCGCGAGCCGCGGCATCGGGTTCGCGATCGCCGAGCGGCTCCTCGCCGAGGGCGCGTCCGTGGTCCTCACGGGCCGCAAGCAGGACGCGCTCGACGCTGCCGTCGCCGCCCTGTCGGCCGACCGCGGAGCCGAGCGGGTGCTGGGCCTCGCCGGGAAGGTCGACGACCCCGAGCACCGCACCGCCGCGATCGCCGCGACGGTCGAGCGGTTCGGGCGCCTCGACCACCTCGTGAACAACGCCGGCATCAACCCGGTCTACGGCCCGGCGCTGGAGATCGAGCTCGCGGCGGTGCACAAGATCCTCGCCGTCAACGTCGTCGCGGCCCTCGAGTGGACGCGTGACGCGGTCGCCGCAGGGCTCGGGACGCGCGAGGGGGCGTCGGTGCTCAACACCGCGTCGGCCGCCGGGCTCGCGGCCAGCCCCGGCATCGCGTTCTACGGCGTCTCCAAGGCCGGGCTCATGAACCTCACCGCGCAGCTCGCCGTCGAGCTCGCCCCGCGGATCCGGGTCAACGCCGTCGCTCCCGCGGTCGTGCGGACCAGGCTCGGCGCCGCCCTCTACGAGGGTCGCGAGCAGGAGGTCGCCGCGCGCTATCCGCTGCGCCGGATCGGCGAGCCCGTCGACGTCGCCGGCCCCGCGGCGTTCCTGCTGTCCGACGACGCCGGCTGGGTGACTGGTCAGACGCTCGTGATCGACGGTGGCGCCTCCGTGGCGCCGATGGGGTGA
- a CDS encoding PIN domain-containing protein has translation MRLVLDTNVLIDGLVPTGTGDEAAISMATLAELRFGVLIARTAESRSARMRVLSSAESALAALPIDDAVASSYALLATKTVAAGRQPRARAFDLLIAATAHAHGAALVTRNIDDFTGLDDVLDVRLP, from the coding sequence GTGAGGCTGGTCCTCGACACGAACGTCCTGATCGACGGTCTGGTGCCGACCGGCACCGGCGATGAAGCCGCGATCAGCATGGCGACGCTGGCCGAGCTGCGCTTCGGCGTCCTGATCGCGCGCACCGCCGAGAGCAGGTCGGCGCGGATGCGGGTGCTGTCGAGCGCCGAGAGCGCGCTGGCAGCCCTCCCGATCGACGACGCGGTCGCGTCTTCCTACGCCCTGCTCGCGACGAAGACGGTGGCGGCCGGGCGACAGCCGCGCGCCCGAGCGTTCGACCTGCTGATCGCGGCGACCGCCCACGCACATGGCGCCGCGCTCGTGACGAGGAACATCGACGACTTCACGGGTCTCGACGACGTCCTCGACGTCCGCTTGCCGTAG
- a CDS encoding 4'-phosphopantetheinyl transferase family protein: MRELLPDSVVCVETYGDARPDGASLHPEEAVVAARFADRRRREFAAVRACARSAMATLGLPAHPVLPGERGAPSWPTGVVGSMTHCDGYRAAALARSEELASLGIDAEPHRPLPQGVLRLVSLPSERSRLAELAVREPAIHWDRLLFSAKESVYKAWFPLTGRWLDFSEADIEVGGDLTRAASGHFRARLLVPPPVVDGRPRGCFEGRWTVRQGLVASAVVVPHR, translated from the coding sequence ATGCGCGAGCTGCTGCCCGACTCCGTGGTGTGCGTCGAGACATACGGTGACGCCCGCCCGGACGGCGCGTCGCTGCACCCGGAGGAGGCCGTCGTCGCCGCGCGCTTCGCGGACAGGCGTCGTCGGGAGTTCGCCGCCGTGCGTGCATGCGCGCGCTCCGCGATGGCGACGCTGGGCCTGCCGGCACATCCGGTGCTCCCCGGGGAACGCGGCGCACCGTCCTGGCCGACGGGTGTCGTCGGCAGCATGACCCACTGCGACGGGTACCGCGCCGCTGCCCTGGCCCGGAGCGAGGAGCTCGCCTCTCTCGGGATCGACGCCGAGCCTCACCGTCCGCTCCCGCAGGGAGTGCTGCGCCTGGTGTCGTTGCCCTCGGAGCGCAGCCGACTGGCCGAGCTCGCCGTTCGGGAGCCCGCGATCCACTGGGATCGTCTGCTGTTCAGCGCCAAGGAGTCCGTCTACAAGGCGTGGTTCCCGCTGACGGGGAGATGGCTGGACTTCAGCGAGGCGGACATCGAGGTCGGTGGCGACCTGACCCGGGCGGCGTCCGGCCACTTCCGGGCTCGGCTCCTCGTTCCGCCACCGGTCGTCGACGGACGTCCCCGCGGATGCTTCGAGGGACGGTGGACGGTCCGGCAGGGGCTGGTCGCCTCCGCCGTGGTGGTGCCGCACCGGTGA
- a CDS encoding DNA glycosylase AlkZ-like family protein, with translation MLWSRLGSAYEPAELRDLVDQQRLVELRGFLRPADDVALFRAEMDAWPGDDAPGSPDGVRAWLRANDRCRQDVLELLRADGPLPASRIPDTCVRPWRSTGWNDRRNVQMLLGLLAQRGEVAIAGSEKREKLWALASRVYPDVEALPLAETRATRDERRLRALGIARASATARPDEPDHVGLAGEPAVVEGVRGEWRVDPATLDQPFVGRAALLSPLDRLVLDRKRMTEIFEFHYQLEMYKPATQRRWGYRALPVLHGDRLVGKLDATADVRAGVLRVTALHRDVPFTAAMTADVEREIADLAAWLELELVGAG, from the coding sequence GTGCTGTGGAGCCGTCTGGGCAGCGCGTACGAACCGGCGGAGCTGCGTGACCTCGTGGACCAGCAGCGGCTGGTCGAGCTGCGCGGGTTCCTGCGGCCGGCCGACGACGTCGCCCTGTTCCGTGCCGAGATGGACGCGTGGCCCGGCGACGACGCGCCGGGCTCGCCCGACGGGGTGCGCGCGTGGTTGCGCGCCAACGACCGCTGCCGCCAGGACGTGCTGGAGCTGCTGCGTGCTGACGGGCCGCTGCCGGCCAGCCGCATCCCCGACACGTGCGTGCGGCCGTGGCGCTCGACCGGCTGGAACGACCGGCGCAACGTGCAGATGCTGCTGGGCCTGCTGGCGCAGCGCGGCGAGGTCGCGATCGCAGGCTCGGAGAAGCGCGAGAAGCTGTGGGCCCTGGCCTCGCGGGTCTACCCCGACGTCGAGGCGCTGCCCCTCGCCGAGACGCGCGCGACGCGGGACGAGCGCCGCCTGCGGGCGCTGGGCATCGCTCGGGCGAGCGCGACCGCGCGCCCCGACGAGCCCGACCACGTGGGGCTGGCGGGCGAGCCGGCGGTCGTCGAGGGCGTGCGGGGCGAGTGGCGCGTCGACCCCGCGACGCTCGACCAGCCGTTCGTGGGGCGCGCCGCGCTGCTGTCACCGCTGGACCGCCTGGTGCTCGACCGCAAGCGCATGACCGAGATCTTCGAGTTCCACTACCAGCTCGAGATGTACAAGCCGGCAACGCAGCGCCGGTGGGGGTACCGGGCGCTGCCTGTGCTCCACGGAGACAGGCTGGTGGGCAAGCTCGACGCGACGGCCGACGTGCGTGCCGGCGTGCTGCGGGTCACCGCGCTGCACCGGGACGTGCCGTTCACGGCAGCCATGACCGCAGATGTCGAGCGGGAGATCGCGGACCTCGCGGCCTGGCTGGAGCTGGAGCTTGTCGGCGCGGGATGA